One part of the Sorangiineae bacterium MSr11954 genome encodes these proteins:
- a CDS encoding NUDIX domain-containing protein, whose protein sequence is MFSAYMVASPNKSGKRGRTTPESPEEAAFLERYEAAEFERPSVTVDVVLLTVRNGELFTLVVPRAEHPHKGRWALPGGFVRIHEPLEDAAFRVLRTKCSLENVYVEQLCTFGEPDRDPRMRVISIGYFALVDARRFDQSHASPRRSGQGTMARVVVPWEGEAGGPVTLVSAETGEPMPLAFDHEDILGAAVRRIRGKLDYSPIGFQLLPERFTLLALQEVHETVLGRKLNKDSFRRRMLASGELAATGEMQSGVDHRPAELYRFLRRSAV, encoded by the coding sequence ATGTTCTCTGCATATATGGTGGCCAGCCCGAACAAAAGCGGAAAACGGGGGAGAACGACCCCCGAGTCACCCGAAGAGGCCGCCTTTTTGGAGCGCTACGAGGCGGCCGAGTTCGAGCGTCCGTCGGTGACGGTGGACGTGGTCCTGCTCACCGTTCGAAACGGTGAGCTCTTTACCTTGGTGGTGCCGCGCGCGGAGCACCCGCACAAAGGGCGCTGGGCCTTGCCGGGCGGCTTCGTTCGCATCCACGAGCCGCTGGAGGACGCGGCCTTTCGCGTCCTTCGCACCAAGTGCTCGCTCGAGAACGTCTATGTCGAGCAGCTCTGCACCTTCGGCGAACCCGACCGCGATCCACGGATGCGCGTCATTTCCATTGGCTACTTCGCCTTGGTCGACGCGCGGAGGTTCGATCAATCGCACGCCTCGCCGAGGCGATCGGGGCAGGGGACCATGGCGCGCGTGGTCGTGCCGTGGGAGGGCGAAGCAGGCGGCCCCGTGACCCTCGTCTCCGCCGAGACGGGGGAGCCCATGCCGCTCGCCTTCGATCACGAGGATATCTTGGGGGCCGCGGTGCGGCGCATTCGGGGCAAGCTCGATTACTCGCCCATTGGATTCCAGCTCTTGCCCGAGCGCTTTACCCTCTTGGCGCTCCAAGAGGTTCATGAAACGGTGCTCGGGCGAAAGCTCAACAAAGATTCCTTCCGCCGCCGCATGCTGGCGTCGGGAGAGCTCGCCGCCACCGGGGAAATGCAGAGCGGCGTCGATCATAGGCCGGCCGAACTTTATCGTTTTTTGAGGCGATCAGCCGTTTGA
- a CDS encoding nicotinate phosphoribosyltransferase: MSLLRTDGYKFSMAEAGWPLRQETFYYAQRKGGAAILPFDVETELQKLMPMPTDDDYAYLAAHEYEMGAGFKAAVLFRNQVVVRALPKGTWFLPREPVFSVTGPSALVSWLEPLALHLHYRIQLASLALTEPSALAAEVGTVTCEEQKDIVLSTLDSVGVRAPKVMVDSEAYFERVRATAANLVRIVGDPARIFEVGLRAATCVKQHELALQACKAAGIRRTSHVWAAARLDMIPVGTMGHEHVQRFGSDEAAFRAMRDRRPGRSSYLLDTFDTIRSGIPAAFRLMGEEGYQRRGDSIRYDSGDKEMQYRYAAQEARKRGIRTVQILEDGFDAAQTEKFEVLRREVGWTPEEQFYGYGGYLIAKPSGTSLVRDRVAAVYKLSQTATSPTMKFGDDSGIGKESIPGNPVVFRRRSGDGPRGVIGQAGEPPPQGYEQLTGGDVDPPRSIGALDAPPSGRGALDVALSDATQALAAKLHVARKALVAETSP; this comes from the coding sequence ATGTCTCTTCTTCGTACCGATGGATACAAATTCAGCATGGCGGAAGCCGGTTGGCCCCTCCGCCAGGAGACATTCTATTACGCCCAGCGCAAAGGCGGCGCGGCGATTCTGCCGTTCGACGTGGAGACGGAGCTGCAAAAGCTCATGCCCATGCCGACCGACGACGACTACGCGTACCTCGCCGCCCATGAATACGAGATGGGCGCGGGGTTCAAGGCCGCGGTCTTGTTTCGCAATCAGGTGGTGGTGCGCGCGCTGCCAAAGGGGACGTGGTTCCTCCCGCGCGAGCCGGTCTTCTCCGTGACGGGGCCCTCGGCGCTGGTCTCCTGGTTGGAGCCGCTCGCGTTGCATTTGCATTACCGCATTCAATTGGCGTCGTTGGCCCTGACGGAGCCCTCGGCCCTGGCCGCCGAGGTGGGGACCGTCACCTGCGAGGAGCAGAAAGACATCGTCCTCTCCACCCTCGATTCGGTGGGGGTGCGCGCGCCCAAGGTGATGGTCGATTCGGAGGCGTACTTCGAGCGGGTGCGGGCGACGGCCGCCAACCTCGTTCGCATCGTGGGCGATCCGGCGCGCATCTTCGAGGTGGGGCTGCGCGCGGCCACCTGCGTCAAGCAGCATGAGCTTGCGCTGCAGGCGTGCAAAGCCGCGGGCATCCGCCGGACGAGCCACGTGTGGGCCGCGGCGAGGCTCGATATGATCCCGGTGGGAACGATGGGCCACGAGCACGTGCAGCGATTCGGCTCCGACGAAGCGGCCTTCCGCGCCATGCGCGATCGGCGCCCGGGGCGATCGAGCTACCTGCTCGACACCTTCGATACGATTCGCTCCGGCATCCCCGCCGCCTTTCGGCTGATGGGCGAAGAGGGCTATCAGCGGCGCGGCGACTCGATCCGCTACGACTCGGGGGACAAAGAGATGCAATACCGCTACGCGGCTCAAGAGGCGCGCAAGCGGGGCATCCGCACCGTTCAAATCCTGGAAGACGGCTTCGACGCCGCGCAGACGGAGAAATTCGAGGTGCTGCGCCGCGAGGTGGGCTGGACGCCGGAGGAGCAGTTCTACGGCTACGGCGGTTACCTCATCGCCAAGCCGAGCGGCACCAGCCTCGTTCGCGATCGGGTGGCGGCCGTCTACAAATTGAGCCAGACCGCCACCTCGCCGACCATGAAGTTCGGTGACGATTCCGGCATCGGCAAGGAGAGCATCCCCGGCAACCCGGTGGTCTTTCGGCGCCGCAGCGGCGACGGTCCGCGCGGTGTCATCGGGCAAGCTGGCGAACCCCCGCCCCAAGGATACGAGCAGCTCACGGGCGGCGACGTCGACCCTCCGCGCTCCATCGGAGCCCTCGATGCTCCCCCCTCGGGGCGCGGGGCCCTCGACGTGGCGCTCTCGGACGCGACCCAGGCGCTCGCCGCCAAGCTTCACGTGGCGCGCAAAGCGCTCGTGGCGGAGACGAGCCCATGA
- a CDS encoding nicotinamidase: MSARPLPLPEFFDPANAARYHYVPDAQRLFTEAARWRKEYGITPSSRDAWNVHLLLIDVQKDFCFPEGSLYVAGRSGRGAIDDNRRLAEFIYRHLNAITHVTATLDTHLAFQIFFPSFWVDEDGAPLAAFREITTDDIDLGRARPNPDVAAWLCNGDRAWLLRQARHYCAELEKAGKYRLYLWPPHCILGSAGHALAGVLDEARMFHAFARSAQSRIEAKGDNVLTENYSVFGAEVLSRHDGPPLAQRNTALLDTLLTADAVLVAGQAASHCVKSSIDDLLDEIVRVDERLAQKVYILVDCMSSVTVPDGRGGFAADFTPDAERALARFREAGMHLVRSTDPMAPWAAGAQRTEASLRG, translated from the coding sequence ATGAGCGCGCGCCCTTTGCCGCTTCCGGAGTTCTTCGATCCCGCGAACGCCGCCCGCTACCATTATGTGCCCGATGCGCAGCGGCTCTTCACCGAGGCCGCGCGATGGCGAAAAGAATACGGAATCACGCCGTCGTCGCGCGATGCGTGGAATGTGCACCTGCTCCTCATCGACGTCCAGAAGGACTTCTGCTTTCCGGAGGGCTCGCTCTATGTGGCCGGCCGCAGCGGGCGGGGTGCCATCGACGACAACCGCCGCCTGGCGGAGTTCATCTACCGCCATTTGAACGCCATCACCCATGTGACGGCCACGCTCGATACGCATTTGGCATTTCAAATCTTCTTTCCCTCGTTCTGGGTCGACGAAGACGGCGCGCCGCTCGCGGCCTTCCGCGAAATCACCACCGATGACATCGATTTAGGCCGCGCGCGACCCAACCCCGACGTGGCCGCGTGGCTGTGCAACGGCGATCGAGCTTGGCTCTTGCGCCAAGCGCGCCACTACTGCGCGGAGCTGGAGAAGGCCGGCAAGTACCGCCTCTATTTATGGCCGCCGCACTGCATTCTGGGGAGCGCGGGCCATGCTCTGGCCGGCGTCCTCGACGAGGCGCGCATGTTTCACGCGTTCGCGCGCAGCGCGCAATCGCGGATCGAGGCCAAAGGCGACAACGTGCTCACGGAGAACTATTCCGTATTTGGGGCCGAGGTCCTTTCGCGCCACGATGGTCCGCCGCTCGCGCAGCGCAACACGGCGCTGCTCGATACGCTCCTCACGGCCGACGCCGTCCTGGTGGCGGGACAAGCGGCGAGCCACTGCGTGAAGAGCTCCATCGACGATCTCTTGGACGAGATTGTTCGCGTCGACGAACGCCTCGCGCAAAAGGTGTACATCCTCGTGGACTGCATGTCCTCAGTGACCGTGCCCGACGGGCGCGGGGGCTTCGCGGCCGATTTCACGCCCGACGCCGAGCGCGCGCTCGCGCGGTTCCGCGAGGCGGGCATGCACCTGGTTCGCTCCACCGATCCGATGGCGCCTTGGGCTGCGGGTGCGCAGCGGACTGAGGCCTCTCTCCGCGGCTGA